One genomic segment of Erythrolamprus reginae isolate rEryReg1 chromosome 2, rEryReg1.hap1, whole genome shotgun sequence includes these proteins:
- the LOC139159390 gene encoding L-amino-acid oxidase-like: protein MVDIFSSSENQQIPPLAGPQEKAVLIPIPFLYVFYPAIFSLLLLAALGSCEKDRSPLAECFRDADYEEFLEIARNGLKKTSNPKHVVVVGAGMAGLSAAYVLAGAGHKVTVLEASKRVGGRISTYRNDKEGWYANLGPMRIPTKHRIIREYISKFGLKLSEFVQEDENAWYFFKNVRKRVWEVKKDPGLFKYPVKPSEEGKSPSQLYRESLKKVIEDLKRTNCSYILDKYDSYSTKEYLIKEGNLSQGAVDMIGDLLNRESSYYMSFTESLKSDDVFYNEKRFDEIVGGFDQLPISMSQAMAEMVYLNAKVVKIQQNAEKVRVEYQTPEKTLTDVIADYVIVCATSRATRRITFEPPLPPKKAHALRSIHYRSATKIFLTCTKKFWEADGIHGGKSTTDLPSRSIYYSSHNFASGVGVVFAYVVGDDANFFQALDIKSIGDILINDLSFIHQLPKKEIQALCYPSVVKKWSLDKYAMGSLTAFTPYQLQHFSEPVATPVGRIYFAGEHTAKVHGWVDNTIKTGLKAARDVNRASEQPSRTHLISDNQFKEGGQQKENYKQRTTTTSSHSGNFQVFQTKISSTRTGNSVVPEV, encoded by the exons GAAAAGGCCGTTCTCATACCTATTCCATTTCTGTATGTGTTTTATCCAGCTATTTTCTCACTGCTGCTCTTGGCTGCCTTGGGAAGCTGTGAAAAAGACAGAAGCCCTCTAGCAGAATGCTTCCGAGATGCTGATTATGAAGAATTCCTAGAGATCGCCAGAAATGGTCTGAAAAAGACATCAAATCCAAAACATGTTGTGGTTGTAGGTGCAGGAATGGCTGGGCTTAGTGCAGCCTATGTTCTTGCAGGGGCTGGGCATAAG GTGACGGTTCTTGAAGCTAGTAAACGTGTGGGAGGACGAATCAGCACTTACCGAAATGACAAAGAAGGCTGGTATGCCAATCTGGGACCCATGCGTATTCCTACAAAACACAG gATTATCCGGGAATATATCAGTAAGTTTGGGCTCAAGTTGAGCGAATTTGTACAGGAAGACGAGAACgcctggtatttttttaaaaacgtcAGGAAGAGAGTATGGGAAGTCAAGAAAGACCCCGGCCTCTTCAAATATCCCGTGAAGCCCTCAGAAGAAGGCAAATCCCCTTCACAGCTTTATCGAGAGTCCCTCAAAAAG GTTATAGAAGATTTGAAAAGGACTAACTGCAGCTACATACTAGATAAATATGACAGCTACTCAACAAAG GAGTATCTGATTAAAGAAGGAAATCTGAGCCAGGGAGCTGTAGATATGATTGGAGACTTATTGAATAGAGAATCTAGCTATTACATGTCTTTTACTGAAAGCTTGAAAAGTGATGATGTCTTCTATAACGAAAAACG ATTTGATGAAATTGTTGGTGGATTTGACCAGTTGCCTATATCCATGTCTCAAGCCATGGCAGAAATGGTGTATCTCAATGCCAAAGTAGTCAAGATACAACAGAATGCTGAGAAAGTCAGAGTGGAATATCAAACCCCAGAAAAGACCTTGACAGATGTGATAGCTGATTACGTCATTGTGTGCGCCACATCAAGGGCCACCCGTCGCATCACGTTTGAACCACCCCTTCCACCAAAGAAAGCGCACGCTTTGCGGTCTATCCACTACAGAAGTGCGACCAAGATCTTCCTCACTTGCACTAAGAAGTTTTGGGAGGCTGATGGCATTCATGGTGGGAAGTCTACAACTGATCTTCCATCCCGATCCATCTACTACTCCAGCCATAATTTTGCTAGTGGCGTTGGAGTTGTTTTTGCCTATGTCGTTGGTGATGATGCCAATTTCTTTCAAGCTCTTGATATCAAGAGCATTGGTGATATTTTAATTAATGACCTTTCATTCATCCATCAGCTGCCCAAGAAAGAGATCCAGGCCCTCTGTTATCCCTCCGTGGTTAAAAAATGGAGCCTGGATAAGTATGCTATGGGTTCTCTAACCGCCTTCACACCCTACCAGTTACAACATTTTAGTGAACCGGTTGCTACACCTGTAGGCAGAATCTACTTTGCAGGAGAGCACACTGCCAAAGTTCATGGTTGGGTAGACAACACAATTAAAACAGGGCTGAAAGCAGCAAGAGATGTGAATCGTGCCTCTGAGCAGCCATCAAGAACCCACCTGATCAGTGACAATCAATTTAAGGAAGGAGGTCAACAAAAGGAGAATTATAAACAGAGAACTACAACCACCTCTTCCCATTCTGGCAACTTCCAGGTGTTTCAGACTAAAATTTCCAGCACACGAACTGGGAATTCTGTAGTCCCAGAGGTTTGA